The following coding sequences are from one Arcobacter nitrofigilis DSM 7299 window:
- a CDS encoding NADH-quinone oxidoreductase subunit N: MTEFLYLVPLITVLVGALVLMFMSMYDKFTLKHFITTTSIFLIIALGFSVAEFGDLFSAKPYNELFNNALVFDTYANFFGVLLIFGTLLIVLIGEHYFYDHSYFKGEFFSVLMFALFGMMLIANSNELITAYISLEIASFAIYILVGFQSEDAKRVEAMFKYLVLGSFIGSFFLLGTVLIYGVSGSTNLNDISTYITTHSGSDLNLIYIGITLLLFTFLFKIAAFPFQSWVLDVYRGAPMLVTAYMASTFKVAIFSLFLRAYLQTFSTIQNFWDPILYVLIIFTLAYGTWIAITQKIIKRMLAASSIVHTGYILLGFISLGQNIDNAYAIMFYLISYLLTAIGAFGLISHIISETKVRVTYEDFKGLAHERPFLAAAMTIFLFSLAGIPSTIGFIGKFYIFTEAINSGYASLTIVAIIATIISVYYYFRLIAMMYFYPASDACTSEGFDDKRISTYIVAFLAALVVWGGIGSAIVFFIPAPNIDAIIEVSKLAIESLFLK; encoded by the coding sequence ATGACTGAATTCTTATATCTAGTACCCCTTATAACTGTACTTGTAGGTGCTCTTGTATTGATGTTTATGAGTATGTATGACAAGTTTACACTTAAACATTTTATTACGACTACATCAATATTTTTGATAATTGCCTTAGGTTTTTCTGTTGCAGAATTTGGTGATCTTTTTTCTGCTAAACCATATAATGAGCTATTTAATAATGCTTTAGTTTTCGATACATATGCGAACTTTTTTGGCGTATTGTTGATTTTTGGTACATTGTTAATTGTATTAATTGGTGAACACTACTTTTATGACCACTCATACTTTAAAGGTGAATTCTTTTCAGTATTAATGTTTGCTCTATTTGGAATGATGTTAATTGCTAATTCAAATGAACTAATCACTGCATATATTTCACTTGAAATTGCATCATTTGCCATATACATATTAGTTGGTTTCCAAAGTGAAGATGCAAAAAGAGTTGAGGCTATGTTTAAATACTTAGTTTTAGGTTCATTTATTGGGTCATTTTTCCTATTAGGAACAGTATTAATTTATGGGGTAAGTGGAAGTACAAACTTAAATGATATTTCAACTTATATTACAACACATAGCGGAAGTGATTTAAATCTTATTTATATTGGTATAACACTATTATTATTTACTTTCCTTTTCAAAATTGCAGCTTTCCCATTCCAATCTTGGGTTTTAGATGTGTACAGAGGTGCTCCAATGCTTGTTACTGCATATATGGCATCTACATTTAAAGTAGCTATATTTTCATTATTTTTAAGAGCATATTTGCAAACATTCTCAACTATTCAGAATTTTTGGGATCCTATTTTATATGTACTTATTATCTTTACATTGGCATATGGTACATGGATTGCAATTACGCAAAAAATTATTAAAAGAATGCTTGCTGCATCTTCAATAGTTCATACAGGATATATCTTATTGGGATTTATATCTTTAGGACAAAATATTGATAATGCTTATGCAATTATGTTTTATTTAATATCTTATTTATTAACTGCAATTGGTGCATTTGGACTTATTTCTCATATTATTTCTGAAACAAAAGTTAGAGTAACATACGAAGATTTCAAAGGTTTAGCTCATGAAAGACCTTTCTTAGCAGCTGCTATGACTATATTTTTATTTTCATTGGCTGGAATTCCTTCTACTATTGGATTTATTGGGAAATTTTATATCTTTACAGAAGCTATTAATTCAGGATATGCAAGTTTAACGATAGTTGCAATTATTGCAACTATCATTTCAGTATATTACTACTTTAGACTAATTGCTATGATGTACTTCTATCCAGCAAGTGATGCTTGTACAAGTGAAGGCTTTGATGACAAAAGAATATCTACATACATTGTGGCATTTTTAGCTGCTTTAGTTGTATGGGGTGGTATAGGTTCTGCTATAGTATTTTTCATTCCTGCACCAAATATTGATGCGATAATTGAAGTTTCAAAATTAGCAATTGAATCTTTGTTTCTAAAGTAA
- a CDS encoding fumarate reductase cytochrome b subunit yields the protein MSDLIEGYLGKTVEGKKSRTPAKLDYLQSATGLFLGLFMWGHMLFVSTILISKDFMYSVTKFFEGSFIFNEGQPIIVSGIALVVFIIFIAHAAMGMRKLPANFKQYQVMKAHANNMGHEDTKLWFIQAFTGFAMFFLGSVHLYIIMTQADAIGPYASADRVWSNWMWPLYILLLLAVEFHGTIGLYRLAVKWGWFDGKDPKASRKKLKAYKKILTVFFLVLGFATLAAYMKIGMDHAAAGKVGERYTPTAQIMEYKINNGRVA from the coding sequence ATGAGTGACCTAATAGAAGGTTATTTAGGCAAAACAGTTGAGGGGAAGAAAAGTAGAACTCCTGCAAAATTGGATTATCTACAAAGTGCGACAGGATTATTCCTTGGTCTTTTTATGTGGGGACACATGCTTTTTGTCTCAACAATTTTAATCAGCAAAGATTTTATGTATTCAGTTACAAAATTCTTTGAAGGTAGTTTTATTTTCAATGAAGGACAACCAATAATTGTGTCAGGAATTGCGCTTGTTGTATTTATTATATTTATTGCACATGCGGCAATGGGGATGAGAAAATTACCAGCTAACTTCAAACAGTACCAAGTTATGAAAGCACATGCAAATAACATGGGTCATGAAGATACAAAATTATGGTTTATTCAAGCATTTACAGGTTTTGCTATGTTCTTCTTAGGGTCAGTTCACTTATACATTATTATGACTCAAGCAGATGCAATCGGACCATATGCAAGTGCAGATAGAGTTTGGTCTAATTGGATGTGGCCTTTATATATTCTTTTATTATTAGCAGTTGAATTTCATGGAACAATTGGATTATATAGACTTGCTGTTAAATGGGGATGGTTTGACGGTAAAGATCCAAAAGCTTCAAGAAAAAAATTAAAAGCTTATAAAAAAATCCTTACAGTATTCTTTTTAGTTTTAGGGTTCGCTACATTAGCAGCTTATATGAAAATTGGTATGGATCACGCAGCTGCTGGAAAAGTTGGGGAAAGATATACTCCAACAGCACAAATAATGGAATATAAAATAAACAATGGGAGAGTGGCATAA
- a CDS encoding fumarate reductase flavoprotein subunit, whose protein sequence is MKINYCDALVIGGGLAGLRAAVAAQKKGLNTVVLSLVPVKRSHSAAAQGGMQASLGNSKMSDGDNEDLHFADTVKGSDWGCDQEVARMFVNTAPKAIRELAGWGVPWTRVREGAREAVINAKKTTITEDADRHGLITSRDFGGTKKWRTCYTADATGHTMLFGVANEALKHEVDIRDRKEAVSIIHEDGRCYGAIVRDLISGELEAYVAKGTCIATGGYGRVFKQTTNAVICEGIGAAIALETGIATLGNMEAVQFHPTPIVPSGILLTEGCRGDGGILRDVDGHRFMPDYEPEKKELASRDVVSRRMIEHIRNGKGVPSPYGDHIWLDISILGREHIEKNLRDVQEICQIFNGIDPADEGPKGWAPVLPMQHYSMGGIRTKPTGESQTLKGLFACGEASCWDMHGFNRLGGNSVSETVVAGMIIGNYFADFCLENDVTIGTKTVQKFLDEEDAYLDEILSYNGTEDIFRIKNRMQNLMDQKVGIFRDGPHLSEAVEELKELLVKTKQITVKSKERVGNPELEEAYRVPKMLKIALCVAKGARDRTESRGAHYREDYLKRDDANWLNRTLTSWPSKDALEPEITYEPLDIMKMEMPPAFRGYGAKGMIIEHELSAKRQAEVDEITERMQAEGKDRHELQHALMPFELPMNYKEKNERVGDK, encoded by the coding sequence ATGAAAATTAATTATTGTGATGCATTAGTTATTGGTGGTGGTTTAGCAGGTCTAAGAGCTGCAGTTGCTGCACAAAAAAAAGGCTTAAATACAGTAGTTTTATCACTTGTTCCAGTTAAAAGATCTCATAGTGCTGCTGCACAAGGTGGTATGCAAGCATCTTTAGGTAACTCTAAAATGTCAGATGGGGATAATGAAGATTTACACTTTGCAGATACAGTAAAAGGTTCGGATTGGGGATGCGACCAAGAAGTTGCAAGAATGTTCGTAAATACTGCACCAAAAGCTATTAGAGAATTAGCTGGTTGGGGTGTGCCTTGGACAAGAGTTAGAGAAGGTGCAAGAGAAGCAGTTATCAATGCTAAAAAAACAACAATTACTGAAGATGCTGATAGACATGGATTAATTACATCAAGAGACTTTGGTGGTACTAAAAAATGGAGAACATGTTATACAGCTGATGCAACAGGTCATACAATGTTATTTGGTGTTGCAAATGAAGCATTAAAACATGAAGTTGACATTAGAGATAGAAAAGAAGCTGTATCAATTATCCATGAAGATGGAAGATGTTATGGAGCTATTGTAAGAGATTTAATTTCTGGTGAATTAGAAGCTTATGTTGCTAAGGGAACATGTATAGCAACTGGTGGATATGGAAGAGTATTTAAACAAACAACTAATGCTGTTATTTGTGAAGGAATTGGTGCAGCTATTGCACTTGAAACAGGAATTGCAACTTTAGGAAATATGGAAGCTGTTCAATTTCACCCAACTCCAATCGTACCATCAGGTATTTTATTAACTGAAGGGTGTAGAGGTGATGGTGGAATTCTAAGAGATGTAGATGGACATAGATTTATGCCAGATTACGAACCTGAGAAAAAAGAACTTGCTTCAAGAGACGTTGTTTCAAGAAGAATGATTGAACATATCAGAAATGGTAAAGGTGTTCCTTCTCCATATGGTGATCATATTTGGTTGGATATCTCTATTTTAGGTAGAGAACATATTGAGAAAAACTTAAGAGATGTACAAGAAATTTGTCAAATATTTAATGGTATTGATCCAGCTGATGAAGGTCCAAAAGGTTGGGCTCCAGTTTTACCTATGCAACATTATTCTATGGGTGGAATTAGAACAAAACCAACAGGAGAATCACAAACATTAAAAGGATTATTTGCTTGTGGAGAAGCTTCTTGTTGGGATATGCATGGATTTAATAGACTTGGAGGAAACTCTGTTTCTGAAACAGTTGTTGCTGGTATGATTATTGGTAATTATTTTGCTGATTTTTGTTTAGAAAATGATGTAACAATTGGTACTAAAACAGTTCAAAAATTCCTTGATGAAGAAGATGCATATTTAGATGAAATTTTATCTTACAATGGAACTGAAGACATCTTTAGAATCAAAAATAGAATGCAAAATCTAATGGATCAAAAAGTAGGTATCTTTAGAGATGGTCCTCACTTAAGTGAAGCAGTTGAAGAGTTAAAAGAATTATTAGTTAAAACTAAACAAATCACTGTAAAATCAAAAGAAAGAGTTGGAAATCCAGAACTTGAAGAAGCTTATAGAGTTCCAAAAATGTTAAAAATCGCATTATGTGTTGCTAAAGGTGCTAGAGATAGAACTGAATCTAGAGGTGCACACTATAGAGAAGATTATTTAAAAAGAGACGATGCAAACTGGTTAAACAGAACATTAACTTCTTGGCCTTCTAAAGATGCTTTAGAACCAGAAATTACATATGAGCCATTAGATATAATGAAAATGGAAATGCCTCCTGCATTTAGAGGTTATGGTGCTAAGGGTATGATTATTGAGCATGAATTATCTGCAAAAAGACAAGCTGAAGTTGACGAAATAACTGAAAGAATGCAAGCAGAAGGTAAAGATAGACATGAACTACAACATGCGCTTATGCCATTTGAATTACCAATGAATTATAAAGAAAAAAATGAAAGAGTAGGAGATAAATAA
- a CDS encoding fumarate reductase iron-sulfur subunit gives MSDHKGREVTIKVLKFNPRSKISKPHYVEYKLEETPGMTLFIALMKIREEHDADLSFDFVCRAGICGSCGMVVNGKPALACRTLIANYPDGVITLLPMPAFELIKDLSVNTGKWMDAMSNRVESWIHTNHKPDITKIEEKIDPDIADQTFELDRCIECGICVASCGTMLMRPDFVGPVGLNRIARFEVDPHDNRTAEDFYELVGDDNGIFGCMSLMACEDHCPKHLPLQNKIAYLRRRLVALR, from the coding sequence ATGAGTGACCACAAAGGTAGAGAAGTTACTATAAAAGTACTTAAATTTAATCCAAGAAGTAAAATTTCTAAACCTCATTATGTAGAGTATAAATTAGAAGAGACACCAGGTATGACTCTTTTTATTGCACTAATGAAAATTAGAGAAGAACATGATGCAGATTTATCTTTTGACTTCGTTTGTAGAGCTGGGATTTGTGGATCTTGTGGAATGGTAGTTAATGGAAAACCTGCCCTTGCTTGTAGAACACTAATTGCCAATTATCCAGACGGAGTTATAACTTTACTTCCAATGCCTGCATTCGAACTAATCAAAGATTTATCAGTAAATACTGGTAAATGGATGGATGCAATGTCTAATAGAGTTGAATCATGGATTCATACAAATCATAAACCAGACATCACAAAAATCGAAGAAAAAATTGATCCAGATATTGCAGATCAAACATTTGAATTAGATAGATGTATTGAGTGTGGAATTTGTGTTGCTTCTTGTGGAACAATGCTTATGAGACCTGATTTCGTAGGACCTGTTGGATTAAACAGAATTGCAAGATTTGAAGTTGACCCACATGATAATAGAACTGCTGAGGATTTTTATGAATTAGTTGGTGATGATAATGGTATCTTTGGTTGTATGTCATTAATGGCATGTGAAGACCATTGTCCAAAACATTTACCATTACAAAATAAAATTGCTTACTTAAGAAGAAGATTAGTAGCATTAAGATAA
- a CDS encoding dynamin family protein, with translation MSLVNDYFLLYHGKNCEQKITYGTDHYKNRDEFFEVAALVLAPTRKDYEKYITLDSFKKLITHVTNKKVKSLDDLNQLQYCIIDSIENDTQNCQIEKLHESLEYLKKERILDSSNFNKLISLFDPNELGLCDEDSKDEHIQIDESKSFKEIKIDFENLIIELEEIFQSQEYKEELKSTKEYLENQKFSIGITGVMNAGKSTMLNALMGKEILGSAVVPETANLTIVKHGIPEANVFYWNKEEWNRIEQSGKQLESIKEFVNETKKIFGEEINNYIHDDSYSEKVDINNLAAYTSAEASGKKCNLVKYVELKSDLRFLENGIEIVDTPGLDDPVIQREEITKEYLNQCDLMIHLMNVSQSATLKDVEFIIDALLYQNITKLLIVITRADTVEKAQLQEVIDYTKTSIEAQLKAQNKDSQLDYILRNIKFIPISGKMALYHRTGREKEALEAGFKEEDTGILEIENYLEETLFGKSSSKTDLIIKGIKTQLRKTIEKEIKSFNYELILLGKTKEELEEDLKDFAKRKSTNESIFEAMNEDIAVYKNDAKSYILTLKTFLENELLDLQEIIRKRVFSDVKYSFEKTKKRPESKRIKTIVETAIKDGIVDVIRDYRYKFIKKSQNIGEVFEQKYQEMGFTIGHKNENFDARGFFENDFKSGFLTSSNEVLINKITNEVSKSKDSKLGELDRSLQEFIKDEFEPIEKNIKEKAQNVSKVLIDNFFAQISEPLKVFEKKLLKDEKALEDRISSFEENDSQKDELTIEIHKKVKKLETFSKELKA, from the coding sequence ATGTCATTAGTTAACGATTATTTTTTGCTTTATCATGGTAAAAACTGTGAGCAAAAAATTACATATGGAACAGACCACTATAAAAATAGAGATGAATTTTTTGAAGTAGCAGCATTAGTATTAGCCCCTACAAGAAAAGATTATGAAAAGTATATAACATTAGATAGTTTTAAAAAATTAATTACTCATGTTACAAATAAAAAAGTAAAAAGTTTAGATGATTTAAATCAACTACAATATTGCATAATAGATTCAATTGAAAATGATACCCAAAACTGTCAAATAGAAAAACTTCATGAAAGTTTAGAATATCTTAAAAAAGAACGTATTTTAGACTCATCAAATTTTAATAAACTTATATCTCTTTTTGATCCAAATGAATTAGGACTTTGTGATGAAGATTCAAAAGATGAACATATTCAAATTGATGAATCAAAATCATTCAAAGAAATAAAAATTGACTTTGAAAACCTAATAATAGAACTAGAAGAAATTTTTCAATCTCAAGAATACAAAGAAGAATTAAAAAGTACAAAAGAGTATTTAGAAAACCAAAAATTCTCAATAGGGATTACAGGTGTTATGAATGCTGGTAAATCTACAATGTTAAATGCTCTAATGGGAAAAGAGATTCTAGGTAGTGCAGTTGTTCCAGAAACAGCAAATTTAACTATTGTAAAGCATGGTATTCCTGAAGCAAACGTTTTTTATTGGAATAAAGAAGAGTGGAATAGAATTGAACAATCAGGAAAACAATTAGAATCAATCAAAGAGTTTGTAAATGAAACAAAAAAAATATTTGGTGAAGAGATAAATAATTATATTCATGATGATTCTTATAGTGAAAAAGTTGATATAAATAATCTTGCAGCATATACATCAGCAGAAGCTAGTGGTAAAAAATGTAACTTAGTAAAATATGTTGAGCTTAAATCCGATTTAAGATTTTTAGAAAATGGAATAGAAATTGTTGATACTCCAGGACTAGATGACCCCGTAATTCAAAGGGAAGAGATAACAAAAGAGTACTTAAATCAGTGTGATTTAATGATTCACTTAATGAATGTATCTCAAAGTGCAACACTAAAAGATGTAGAGTTTATAATAGATGCCCTACTTTATCAAAATATAACAAAACTTTTAATCGTAATAACAAGAGCAGATACTGTTGAGAAAGCACAATTACAAGAGGTAATAGACTATACAAAAACTTCTATTGAGGCTCAATTAAAAGCTCAGAATAAAGATAGCCAACTAGATTATATACTTAGAAATATAAAATTTATACCAATCTCTGGAAAAATGGCATTATATCATAGAACAGGGAGAGAAAAAGAGGCACTAGAAGCTGGATTTAAAGAAGAAGATACAGGTATTTTAGAAATTGAAAACTACCTTGAAGAGACACTATTTGGTAAAAGTTCATCAAAAACTGATTTAATAATAAAAGGTATTAAAACTCAACTTAGAAAAACTATAGAAAAAGAGATAAAATCTTTTAATTATGAGTTGATTTTATTGGGTAAAACTAAAGAAGAATTAGAAGAAGATTTAAAAGATTTTGCCAAAAGAAAATCTACAAATGAATCAATATTTGAAGCAATGAATGAAGATATCGCTGTATATAAAAATGATGCCAAAAGTTATATTCTTACTTTAAAAACATTTTTAGAAAATGAACTTCTAGATTTACAAGAAATTATTAGAAAAAGAGTCTTTTCAGATGTAAAATACTCTTTTGAAAAAACCAAAAAAAGACCAGAATCAAAAAGAATCAAAACAATAGTTGAAACAGCTATAAAAGATGGAATTGTAGATGTAATTAGAGATTATAGATATAAGTTTATCAAAAAATCTCAAAATATAGGTGAAGTATTTGAACAAAAATATCAAGAAATGGGATTTACTATTGGACACAAAAATGAAAATTTTGATGCTAGAGGATTTTTTGAAAATGACTTTAAATCAGGATTTTTAACATCATCAAATGAAGTACTAATAAATAAAATAACAAATGAAGTTTCAAAAAGTAAAGACTCAAAACTAGGTGAATTGGATAGAAGTTTACAAGAATTTATAAAAGATGAGTTTGAACCAATAGAAAAAAACATAAAAGAAAAAGCTCAAAATGTTTCAAAAGTATTAATTGATAACTTCTTTGCACAAATTTCTGAACCACTTAAAGTCTTTGAGAAAAAGCTGTTAAAAGATGAGAAAGCTTTAGAAGATAGAATCTCTTCTTTTGAAGAAAATGATTCACAAAAAGATGAATTAACAATAGAGATTCATAAAAAAGTCAAAAAACTTGAAACATTTAGTAAGGAGCTTAAAGCATGA
- a CDS encoding dynamin family protein, with translation MSILDSFVKEYSDKFFEKEEVFETGLVGDIKRVSLKLMDEKFHPSFQLKSILDKQLRRARYPMEVAITGQFSSGKSTFLNALLSKNILPTGITPVTSKVNFLNYGEEYKLKITYYSGAQEYAPIEAIADFTDQRKSEMSEIKYLTLYAPMDILKDISFVDTPGLNSQSQSDTDTTRKVLRDVGGIIWLTLIDNAGKKSEAEVLEEYMEQFKNKSLCVLNQKDKFTEEQIETTTKYVSEKFSKYFAQVTPISAKMALQARAHDKDVLMNDEYEKFISEFKNDLKNNEVESLNFFENKFSEYKNKISKINLQDSKDNMKLQEKSNIQQVIDFIENTIRPQALESKEFAIKRDLMGICDILVNEYNNILGVYDNLIEILKSSENDILNALDNIHKKYSKELFAIYNSLEVIMEKMAHETFKNIKTVKANRYENKTGFLNKENYAKIEYNTYWIDSDNVYKNLFYDDQTIDKMFKKSIKDLKQIELNADESFRDVYRTIKNNVHRWQEPYELIKKNRDVASDVEFSTTRHFAAKVYENVLISYHRAILENISALRKKFAYFNGALSYSYIQTTQATIAHFEQQIAESIILYEKEPTKFAVYHPREDEILTKLKANFAFEKIEDFLTSKRNYLFKIIKYSKEQYLEINEERINFVESRKGEYIDKIEDLKKIKDEI, from the coding sequence ATGAGTATCTTAGATAGTTTTGTAAAAGAGTATAGTGATAAGTTCTTTGAAAAAGAAGAGGTTTTTGAAACTGGTTTAGTAGGTGATATAAAAAGAGTAAGTCTAAAACTTATGGATGAGAAATTTCATCCATCTTTTCAATTAAAATCTATTTTAGATAAACAATTAAGACGAGCAAGATATCCTATGGAAGTTGCAATTACAGGACAATTTTCTTCAGGTAAATCTACATTTTTAAATGCCTTACTTTCAAAAAATATTTTACCAACAGGAATTACACCTGTTACATCAAAAGTTAACTTTTTAAATTATGGCGAAGAATATAAATTAAAAATAACTTATTATTCAGGTGCACAAGAGTATGCCCCTATTGAAGCAATAGCTGACTTCACAGATCAAAGAAAAAGTGAAATGAGTGAGATCAAGTATCTTACACTGTATGCGCCTATGGATATATTAAAAGATATCTCTTTTGTAGATACTCCAGGACTTAATTCTCAAAGTCAAAGTGATACAGATACTACAAGAAAAGTACTAAGAGATGTGGGTGGCATTATTTGGTTAACACTTATTGATAATGCAGGAAAAAAATCTGAAGCAGAAGTACTAGAAGAGTACATGGAACAATTTAAAAACAAATCCCTTTGTGTACTTAATCAAAAAGATAAGTTTACCGAAGAGCAAATCGAAACTACAACAAAATATGTAAGTGAAAAGTTCTCTAAATATTTTGCCCAAGTTACTCCAATCTCAGCTAAAATGGCACTTCAAGCAAGAGCCCATGATAAAGATGTTTTGATGAATGATGAATATGAAAAATTCATTAGTGAATTTAAAAATGATTTAAAAAATAACGAAGTAGAATCTTTAAACTTTTTTGAAAATAAATTTTCAGAATACAAAAATAAAATATCTAAAATAAATCTTCAAGATTCAAAAGATAATATGAAACTTCAAGAAAAATCAAATATACAACAAGTAATTGATTTCATAGAAAATACAATAAGACCTCAAGCCTTAGAGTCAAAAGAGTTTGCTATAAAAAGAGACCTTATGGGAATTTGCGATATTCTAGTAAATGAATATAATAATATCTTGGGAGTATATGATAACTTAATAGAGATTTTAAAATCATCAGAAAATGATATTTTAAATGCTTTAGATAATATTCATAAAAAATACTCTAAAGAGTTATTTGCTATCTATAACTCATTAGAAGTTATTATGGAAAAAATGGCACATGAAACATTTAAAAATATCAAAACAGTAAAAGCAAATAGATATGAAAATAAAACAGGTTTTTTAAATAAAGAGAACTATGCAAAAATAGAATACAACACTTATTGGATAGATAGTGATAATGTATATAAAAATCTATTTTATGATGATCAAACAATTGATAAGATGTTTAAAAAATCAATTAAAGATTTAAAACAAATAGAACTGAATGCTGATGAATCATTTAGAGATGTTTACAGAACAATAAAAAATAATGTTCATAGATGGCAAGAACCTTATGAGTTAATTAAAAAGAATAGAGATGTTGCCTCAGATGTAGAGTTTTCAACAACAAGACACTTTGCAGCAAAAGTTTATGAAAATGTACTAATTTCATACCATAGAGCAATATTAGAAAATATCTCAGCACTTAGAAAGAAATTTGCCTACTTTAATGGAGCCTTATCATATAGTTATATTCAAACAACACAAGCTACCATTGCTCACTTTGAACAACAAATAGCTGAATCGATAATTTTATATGAGAAAGAGCCTACTAAATTTGCAGTTTATCACCCAAGAGAAGATGAAATACTTACTAAATTAAAAGCAAATTTTGCCTTTGAAAAAATTGAGGATTTTTTAACTTCAAAAAGAAACTACTTATTTAAAATTATTAAATACTCAAAAGAACAATACTTAGAGATAAATGAAGAGAGAATAAACTTTGTTGAGTCAAGAAAAGGTGAATATATCGATAAAATAGAGGATTTAAAAAAGATAAAAGATGAGATTTAA
- a CDS encoding S24 family peptidase yields MINLEYTDIFDDNKIKKIQFSKNLLKTPFKEKSLFAILVDGKSMEPVINHKAVIIADLSNKKLEDENVYLVYYENKMWVKKYDLENKTFISINPNFSHLVYKEEEIHLVAKVILTFTNL; encoded by the coding sequence ATGATTAATTTAGAATATACAGATATTTTTGATGATAATAAAATAAAAAAAATACAATTTTCTAAGAACCTTTTAAAAACTCCATTCAAGGAGAAGTCACTCTTTGCCATTTTAGTTGATGGTAAGTCAATGGAGCCTGTTATAAATCACAAAGCAGTAATAATTGCAGACTTATCAAATAAAAAATTAGAAGATGAGAATGTCTATTTAGTCTATTATGAAAATAAGATGTGGGTTAAAAAATATGACTTAGAGAATAAAACATTTATATCTATCAATCCTAATTTTTCCCATTTGGTTTATAAAGAAGAAGAGATTCATTTAGTAGCTAAAGTAATACTTACTTTTACAAATCTCTAA
- a CDS encoding Fur family transcriptional regulator, with protein sequence MPEKNELQFNNLLKKYRQHFKNLRLKNTIQKDYLLKTLYYSESHLSAEKLTKELKAQYKINISITTVYKILKLFEELKIVKCLKVLENAKFYELNFSNHNHLICNSCHTIIEFKDQVIEKKQLSIAKSNNYILKDNVMTIYGLCPKCQK encoded by the coding sequence ATGCCTGAAAAAAACGAACTTCAATTTAATAACTTATTAAAAAAATACAGACAACACTTTAAAAACCTAAGATTAAAAAATACTATACAAAAAGATTATCTACTAAAGACTTTATACTATTCAGAATCTCACTTAAGCGCAGAAAAACTAACTAAAGAATTAAAAGCTCAATACAAAATAAATATATCTATTACAACAGTGTATAAGATTTTAAAGTTATTTGAAGAACTTAAAATAGTAAAATGTTTAAAAGTCCTTGAAAATGCAAAATTCTATGAATTAAACTTTTCTAACCATAACCATCTTATTTGTAACTCTTGCCATACGATTATTGAATTTAAAGATCAAGTTATAGAAAAAAAACAACTATCAATAGCAAAAAGCAATAATTATATTCTTAAAGATAATGTAATGACTATATATGGGTTATGCCCCAAATGCCAAAAATAA
- a CDS encoding HMA2 domain-containing protein: MITTEEIINIAKFFTIIAHTPGRLRVRVNPKIKDSAGNISIEDIEKLPEKISGIEHIKINKIIASVTIKYDPKIFKPKTWEDLINQKNIDEITILINNLAKEVI, encoded by the coding sequence TTGATTACTACAGAAGAGATTATAAATATTGCAAAATTTTTTACAATAATTGCACATACTCCAGGAAGATTAAGAGTAAGAGTTAATCCTAAAATAAAAGATTCTGCTGGGAATATTTCCATTGAAGATATAGAAAAACTACCAGAAAAGATATCTGGAATAGAACATATTAAAATAAATAAAATTATTGCCTCAGTTACAATTAAATATGACCCAAAAATATTCAAACCTAAAACTTGGGAAGATTTAATAAATCAAAAAAACATAGATGAAATAACTATTTTAATAAACAATTTAGCAAAGGAGGTTATTTAA